From one Musa acuminata AAA Group cultivar baxijiao chromosome BXJ2-6, Cavendish_Baxijiao_AAA, whole genome shotgun sequence genomic stretch:
- the LOC103990233 gene encoding F-box protein At5g49610-like codes for MASDRDDIFVAMIPSDVVHYNILPRLPFKSLSRFKSICKKWHHLISHDVIFAHEQSCHGSPISFGCVYQYKHSINFIPIDTPGELNVCITSSSFFSLPDGTERIRIAAAVNGLLLLFVQRKRDEQNDSMCSTNYQDAICEFHYVWNFVTKEGHIIPENDHRGWFVGLAFDPSITPACYRLVNLVQQQKGLQEEFSFEIYSSRTRKWTMSNHKIMIPEGKRISWDIFCAGRIIYWNCNPYALWFDVDKDVAGYTLLPQAENSGSQHVLGVTDDGVLTSTRFSQNDTITIWMMGKDGDWVKKFYLEKSYMKISMGKQIQQLRLELLGE; via the exons ATGGCTAGCGATCGTGATGATATTTTTGTGGCAATGATTCCCAGTGATGTTGTACACTATAATATCCTCCCACGACTCCCCTTCAAGTCTCTCTCTAGATTCAAATCTATATGTAAGAAGTGGCATCACCTCATCTCGCACGACGTCATATTTGCGCATGAGCAGTCGTGCCATGGGTCTCCCATCTCCTTCGGCTGTGTTTACCAATACAAACATAGCATCAACTTCATCCCCATCGACACCCCCGGGGAGCTCAACGTATGCATCACCAGCTCATCCTTTTTCTCCCTTCCCGATGGCACAGAGCGCATAAGGATTGCTGCCGCCGTCAATGGCCTCCTCTTGCTATTCGTGCAAAGAAAAAGAGATGAGCAAAATGATAGTATGTGCTCTACTAATTATCAAGATGCGATTTGCGAATTCCATTACGTGTGGAATTTTGTGACGAAAGAAGGCCATATCATCCCTGAAAATGATCATCGTGGTTGGTTTGTTGGACTTGCTTTTGATCCTTCGATCACTCCAGCTTGTTATAGACTAGTAAATCTCGTACAACAACAAAAAGGGCTCCAAGAAGAGTTCTCCTTTGAGATTTACTCCTCTCGCACTAGGAAGTGGACTATGTCTAATCACAAGATTATGATCCCCGAAGGCAAAAGAATATCGTGGGATATTTTTTGTGCAGGACGAATCATATATTGGAATTGCAATCCCTATGCACTGTGGTTTGACGTGGATAAGGATGTCGCAGGTTACACACTCCTACCACAGGCTGAAAATTCGGGGTCCCAACATGTGCTTGGGGTGACAGATGATGGAGTTTTGACAAGCACTCGATTCTCGCAAAATGATACAATAACAATATGGATGATGGGAAAGGATGGAGACTGGGTCAAGAAATTTTACTTGGAGAAG TCGtacatgaagatatcaatgggAAAACAGATCcagcaactgaggcttgaattgcttggagAATGA
- the LOC135615970 gene encoding aspartyl protease family protein At5g10770-like, which produces MGLLLCLPFFLLLSAASSPLNDVPNSSCSANFMDPLRNLNSSGLHLTLHHPRSPCSPAPFPDLPFSAILSHDEARVRSLAARLTKSMPKPVSSLLRPAAISVPLSPGNSIGVGNYITRIDLGTPAKSYVMLVDTGSSLSWLQCSPCSVSCHAQVGSVFNPASSATYRAVSCSASECDSLESATLNPSACSRSNVCIYQASYGDSSFSVGYLSKDTLSLGSGHRVANFVFGCGQDNEGLFGQSAGLIGLARNRLSLLSQLAPSLGYSFSYCLPTTGSTGYLSIGSYEPGQYSYTPMQSSSLDDTLYFVRLTSITVGGRGLPVPSSAYTGTPTVIDSGTVITRLPSDVYDALSSAVAAALRGYPRAPAYSILDTCFKGGLSRLAVPAVEMVFQGGATLRLAPRNVMIDVDSSTTCLAFAPSGRVAIVGNKQQETYSVVYDVGRLRIGFAAGGCG; this is translated from the exons ATGGGATTGCTTCTCTGTCTACCTTTCTTCCTCCTGCTCTCAGCAGCATCATCTCCCTTGAACGATGTTCCCAACAGCTCCTGCTCTGCCAACTTCAtgg ATCCACTCCGCAACCTCAACAGCTCGGGCCTCCACCTCACTCTCCATCACCCCAGGAGCCCCTGCTCCCCGGCCCCCTTCCCCGACCTTCCCTTCTCCGCCATCCTGTCCCACGACGAGGCCCGCGTCCGATCGCTCGCCGCCCGGCTGACCAAGTCCATGCCCAAGCCCGTGTCCTCTCTCCTCCGGCCAGCCGCCATCTCCGTCCCCCTCTCCCCTGGCAATTCCATCGGCGTCGGCAACTACATCACCCGTATCGACCTCGGCACGCCTGCCAAGTCCTACGTCATGTTGGTCGACACCGGGTCCTCCCTCTCCTGGCTCCAGTGCTCCCCTTGCAGCGTGTCCTGCCACGCCCAGGTGGGCTCCGTATTCAACCCCGCGTCTTCCGCCACCTACCGCGCCGTCTCCTGCTCCGCGTCCGAGTGCGACAGCCTCGAGTCCGCCACTCTCAACCCTTCCGCGTGCTCCCGGTCCAATGTCTGCATTTACCAGGCCAGCTACGGTGACAGCTCCTTCTCCGTCGGTTACCTGAGCAAGGACACGCTCTCCTTAGGCTCCGGCCATAGAGTGGCTAACTTCGTCTTCGGCTGCGGCCAGGACAACGAGGGCCTCTTCGGGCAGTCCGCCGGCCTCATCGGCCTGGCGCGTAACAGGCTCTCCCTGCTATCTCAGCTTGCGCCAAGCTTGGGCTACTCTTTCTCTTACTGCCTCCCCACCACCGGATCCACCGGATACCTGTCGATCGGCTCCTACGAACCGGGGCAGTACTCATACACCCCCATGCAGTCGAGCTCGTTGGACGACACCTTGTACTTCGTCAGGCTCACCAGCATTACCGTCGGCGGTCGAGGTCTGCCGGTGCCGTCTTCGGCCTACACCGGTACGCCGACGGTCATCGACTCGGGGACGGTCATCACGCGGCTCCCGTCGGACGTTTACGACGCATTGAGCAGCGCGGTGGCAGCAGCGCTGAGGGGCTACCCGCGGGCGCCGGCGTACTCGATACTCGACACCTGCTTCAAGGGGGGCCTAAGTAGGCTGGCGGTGCCGGCGGTGGAGATGGTGTTCCAGGGGGGTGCCACGCTAAGACTGGCGCCCAGGAACGTGATGATCGACGTGGATAGCTCGACGACGTGCCTGGCGTTCGCGCCCTCCGGGAGGGTGGCGATCGTCGGCAACAAGCAGCAGGAGACGTACAGCGTGGTTTACGATGTGGGCAGGTTGAGGATTGGGTTCGCCGCCGGTGGCTGCGGCTAA
- the LOC103989971 gene encoding ubiquitin-conjugating enzyme E2-17 kDa-like, which translates to MASKRIMKELKDLEKDPPASCSAGPVAEDIFHWQATIMGPADSPFAGGIFLVNIHFPPDYPFKPPKVSFRTKVYHPNINSNGSICLDILKEQWSPALTISKVLLSISSLLTDPNPDDPLVPEIAHMYKTDRVKYEATARSWTQKYAMG; encoded by the exons ATGGCTTCCAAGAGGATCATGAAGGAGTTGAAGGACCTGGAGAAGGACCCTCCTGCATCTTGCAGCGCGG GCCCTGTGGCTGAGGACATATTCCACTGGCAGGCGACCATCATGGGACCAGCTGATAGCCCATTTGCAGGTGGTATATTTCTTGTGAATATTCACTTTCCACCTGATTACCCATTCAAGCCACCCAAG GTCTCGTTTCGCACGAAAGTTTATCATCCGAATATCAACAGCAATGGAAGCATCTGCCTTGACATCTTAAAGGAGCAGTGGAGTCCTGCTCTGACAATATCCAAG GTGCTCCTATCCATCAGTTCACTTTTGACAGATCCTAACCCTGATGATCCATTGGTTCCTGAAATTGCTCACATGTACAAGACTGATCGTGTCAAGTATGAGGCAACCGCCCGATCTTGGACCCAGAAATATGCCATGGGATAA
- the LOC103989969 gene encoding uncharacterized protein LOC103989969, whose protein sequence is MASTTSLFLSFSSLSNRPKIAQLRTLIPSLRNPSLRPPRLKAFSRKWRSLTISAALPPLDLTEENIRQVLIDARSEFAQLFDTSVGITGQVDLAELDGPFVKIRLKGRFWHMRNTVLERISNYLKNRIPEILEVDIEDEKQLDDSPENF, encoded by the exons ATGGCTTCGACGACGTCgcttttcctttccttctcttctctctccAACCGACCCAAAATTGCGCAACTCCGAACCCTAATCCCATCGCTGAGAAATCCAAGCCTCCGTCCTCCAAGACTGAAGGCGTTCAGCCGAAAATGGCGCTCTTTGACGATCTCCGCAGCTCTCCCTCCTCTCGATCTGACGGAGGAGAACATCCGGCAGGTCCTAATTGACGCCAGGTCGGAG TTTGCACAGCTCTTTGACACATCAGTTGGCATAACAG GTCAGGTGGATCTTGCTGAACTGGATGGTCCTTTTGTGAAGATTAGACTGAAGGGTCGATTTTGGCACATGCGAAACACAGTTTTAGAACGGATCAGTAATTATCTTAAGAATCGAATCCCC GAAATTCTTGAGGTGGATATTGAAGATGAGAAACAGTTAGATGACAGCCCGGAAAACTTTTGA